A part of Legionella sainthelensi genomic DNA contains:
- the hypB gene encoding hydrogenase nickel incorporation protein HypB, with protein sequence MCGICGCSEENHKGNNLHEHEHEHEHEHEHEHEHEHEHEHEHHMPEEHLIHIEQNILAKNQRFALYNKNYLTQKNILALNIMSSPGSGKTTLLAKTIQDLKNELDMAVVVGDQQTQYDAELIKANGGHAIQINTGKTCHLDAHMVGHALSDLSLKERSLLFIENIGNLVCPAMFDLGEAFKVVILSVTEGDNKPLKYPDMFRCADLMLITKMDLLPYVTFDLNKCIDYARQIKPDIETLTLSTTKGDGLNGWYEWLKQKHQ encoded by the coding sequence ATGTGTGGAATATGCGGCTGTTCTGAAGAGAATCACAAGGGAAATAATTTGCATGAGCATGAGCATGAGCATGAGCATGAGCATGAGCATGAGCATGAGCATGAGCATGAGCATGAGCATGAGCATCATATGCCTGAAGAGCATTTAATTCATATAGAACAAAATATTTTAGCCAAAAATCAACGATTCGCGCTCTATAATAAAAACTATCTCACACAAAAAAATATTCTGGCGTTAAACATCATGTCCAGCCCTGGCTCCGGAAAAACTACTCTTTTAGCAAAAACAATCCAGGATTTAAAAAACGAATTGGATATGGCTGTTGTTGTTGGGGATCAGCAAACTCAATATGATGCAGAGTTAATTAAAGCCAATGGAGGGCATGCAATCCAAATAAACACCGGAAAAACGTGTCATTTAGATGCACATATGGTAGGCCACGCTTTGAGTGATCTTTCTTTAAAAGAACGATCGCTTCTGTTCATAGAGAATATAGGAAATCTCGTCTGCCCCGCCATGTTTGATCTGGGAGAAGCCTTCAAAGTAGTCATCCTTTCCGTGACTGAGGGGGATAATAAACCACTTAAATACCCAGATATGTTTCGTTGTGCTGATTTAATGCTTATCACTAAAATGGACTTGCTTCCTTACGTTACTTTTGATCTGAATAAATGCATTGACTATGCTCGTCAAATTAAACCTGATATTGAAACTCTAACCCTATCAACAACTAAGGGAGATGGCTTAAACGGTTGGTATGAATGGTTAAAACAAAAGCATCAGTAA
- the hypA gene encoding hydrogenase maturation nickel metallochaperone HypA, with translation MHELWLCKNILEIIREKANGTQCTRVKKIILEIGALAAIEKDALIFSFNVITEGTVAENAELDIIDISGKAFCESCQQLGPLQQYYDACHACGSHALKIVQGEELRVKSMVVE, from the coding sequence ATGCATGAATTGTGGCTGTGCAAAAATATCCTAGAAATTATTAGAGAGAAAGCAAACGGCACTCAATGTACTCGCGTAAAAAAAATAATTTTGGAAATCGGTGCGCTTGCTGCAATCGAAAAAGATGCTTTAATTTTCAGTTTTAATGTGATTACGGAAGGAACCGTTGCAGAGAACGCTGAGCTTGATATTATTGATATCTCTGGCAAAGCGTTTTGTGAGTCTTGTCAACAATTAGGACCTTTACAACAATATTATGATGCGTGCCACGCTTGTGGCAGTCATGCATTAAAAATTGTCCAAGGTGAAGAACTACGTGTGAAATCGATGGTGGTGGAATAA
- a CDS encoding DNA repair protein: MENSEFILIIMAFLLGVRHGFDLDHLATIDSVARVVSENRALAKIVGLLFSLGHGFVVILISLIIGYGFEPASVPLWLDGLGNSISIFFLLVFGIINLYSIFQSPQNSALPISLKNYISKKLIHRDFNPFYIIFIGALFALSFDTVSQVILFSLSAQAMAGWLFSGLLGVVFMCGMMVSDGLNGFIVSIVIQRANAGSLLLSRLAGLMIASFSLIIGLINCIKMYH; encoded by the coding sequence ATGGAAAATTCTGAATTTATTTTAATAATCATGGCATTTTTACTTGGTGTTCGTCATGGTTTTGACTTAGATCATTTAGCAACAATTGACTCGGTAGCGAGGGTAGTCAGCGAGAATCGAGCGCTAGCAAAAATTGTAGGTCTTTTATTTTCTCTCGGGCACGGCTTCGTCGTTATTTTAATCAGTTTGATTATTGGTTATGGATTTGAACCTGCATCTGTTCCACTATGGTTAGATGGATTAGGCAATAGTATTTCCATCTTTTTTTTATTAGTATTCGGAATAATAAATCTGTATAGTATTTTCCAATCACCCCAAAACTCCGCTTTGCCAATCAGCTTAAAGAACTATATATCAAAAAAGCTCATTCACAGGGATTTTAATCCTTTTTATATCATATTCATTGGAGCTCTCTTTGCCTTATCCTTTGATACAGTGAGTCAGGTCATCTTATTTTCTCTTTCTGCTCAAGCCATGGCGGGATGGCTATTTTCAGGACTACTGGGTGTCGTTTTTATGTGTGGTATGATGGTATCCGATGGGTTAAATGGATTCATTGTTTCAATAGTAATCCAACGTGCTAATGCGGGATCTCTTTTACTTTCCAGACTAGCGGGGCTCATGATTGCGTCATTTAGTTTAATCATTGGCTTAATTAATTGCATCAAAATGTATCATTGA
- a CDS encoding outer membrane protein produces MKLKGLGKSLSYSMSLLGMVFGFTAQGHAGAMGPVTALSTPGKIYVGVFGGGGASTNVSIAQYGTAFFPEDTIGPLAVNGFGHTDTRGVGIVGGQVGYQWSSISLNLFNSLSGITPAVELEGYYVGKSTFTGHDINNETASLPEHDFLVSYPLNTAVFLANAVANFDLSNVNRVHPYVGAGIGAAVLSISGADSTQVAPPEGGVNHYNGNPSDKDATFAAQVKAGLNFDVTSNVNVFAEYRWLYVSNSDYRFGSTVYPAHVPTSPWLVELGSQSYNMGAAGIRFSI; encoded by the coding sequence ATGAAATTAAAAGGATTAGGCAAGAGTTTAAGTTATTCAATGTCCCTGCTGGGGATGGTCTTTGGATTCACTGCTCAAGGGCACGCAGGTGCAATGGGCCCAGTAACTGCTTTAAGCACGCCAGGAAAAATCTATGTGGGTGTTTTCGGTGGTGGAGGAGCATCTACAAATGTCAGTATCGCGCAGTATGGAACTGCTTTTTTTCCAGAAGATACAATAGGACCTTTGGCTGTCAATGGATTTGGTCATACAGATACCCGTGGAGTAGGCATTGTTGGGGGACAAGTTGGTTATCAATGGTCATCAATATCATTGAACTTATTCAACTCACTATCAGGCATAACACCCGCAGTTGAATTAGAAGGATATTATGTTGGAAAAAGCACATTTACGGGCCACGATATAAATAATGAGACAGCAAGTCTGCCAGAGCATGATTTTTTAGTATCCTATCCTCTGAATACAGCAGTTTTTCTTGCTAATGCGGTAGCAAACTTTGACCTCTCCAATGTAAATAGAGTCCACCCTTATGTCGGTGCCGGTATTGGTGCTGCAGTTTTATCCATCTCAGGTGCTGATTCAACCCAAGTTGCTCCACCAGAAGGAGGCGTCAATCATTACAATGGAAATCCTAGCGATAAGGACGCTACTTTTGCGGCTCAAGTAAAAGCTGGTTTAAATTTTGATGTAACCTCAAATGTAAATGTTTTTGCTGAATATCGATGGCTGTATGTCTCCAATAGCGATTATAGATTTGGCTCAACTGTTTATCCAGCTCATGTCCCAACAAGTCCTTGGTTAGTAGAACTAGGCTCACAAAGCTACAATATGGGAGCTGCGGGGATTCGTTTTAGTATCTAA
- a CDS encoding YHS domain-containing (seleno)protein, producing the protein MKILLSRCFSLCVVLFLFLQSSISAAESPISLVGNQGYDLVSYQQKSGPVRGNGNYVAFYQGVAYIFATAKNKNTFAANPEKYLPAYGGYCAYGVSVGHKVISDPLTWKIVNDKLYLNLNQQIQDIWANDIPGNIKKADAQWIKIKDKSPST; encoded by the coding sequence ATGAAAATCTTACTTTCACGCTGTTTCTCTTTATGTGTTGTGCTTTTTCTATTCCTTCAATCCTCTATATCTGCAGCAGAAAGTCCCATTAGTTTGGTAGGTAATCAAGGTTATGATCTCGTATCCTATCAACAAAAAAGTGGACCCGTACGAGGAAATGGAAATTATGTCGCGTTCTATCAAGGTGTCGCTTACATCTTTGCAACTGCAAAAAACAAAAATACTTTTGCAGCAAATCCTGAAAAATATCTACCTGCCTATGGAGGATATTGTGCTTATGGAGTATCTGTCGGCCATAAAGTGATTAGTGATCCGCTGACATGGAAGATAGTGAATGACAAGCTCTATCTTAATTTGAATCAACAAATCCAAGACATTTGGGCAAATGATATTCCTGGTAACATCAAAAAAGCAGATGCACAGTGGATAAAAATAAAAGATAAGAGCCCTTCTACATAA
- a CDS encoding acyl-CoA dehydrogenase family protein, whose product MSDFFQTPPCLGNQYDDDRILKAYLEWKLPPPMLTEIQPELHHLGQRVIEDIYQLGQEAEAYPPKHIPYDPWGRRIDHIEVSRAWKDLDKISAEEKLIAIGYERRHGAYSRIHQFAKLYLFHPSSAIYTCPLAMTDGAARALELYADKSLKQRVLPHLISSNPTQFWTSGQWMTERTGGSDVSGTTTSATPEGACFLLNGDKWFTSATTSQIAITLARIEGAPEGSKGLSLFYLELRDQMGKLNGIRINRLKDKLGTRALPTAELTLKNTRALLIGGAGDGVKKISSLFNITRIYNACCAVGYMRRAIALARDYATKRVSFGHTLSKHGLHLETLANMQIEFTAAFHLVFHAIELLGKDESGEATPTERAVLRLLTPLVKLYSAKQAIAVASEALESFGGAGYIEDTGLPQLLRNAQVLSIWEGTTNILSLDVLRAIHKENAAVAFLEDIQKRLQQIRLQDLIQSKVKAQHVAQKLQNYIHSPHINDEEQHTGARQLAYSLTQTFAASLLLEHAQWAYYKSKDSITLTTAIRWCEKSLSEPILFSEDHRKKSLILAMDYNDF is encoded by the coding sequence ATGAGTGATTTTTTTCAAACTCCGCCTTGTCTTGGCAATCAATACGATGATGATAGAATACTAAAGGCTTATCTTGAATGGAAACTTCCACCGCCAATGCTAACTGAGATTCAACCAGAATTGCATCATTTAGGTCAACGCGTCATTGAAGATATCTATCAACTAGGTCAAGAAGCAGAAGCATACCCTCCAAAACACATACCCTATGATCCATGGGGTAGGCGTATCGACCATATTGAGGTCTCCCGAGCATGGAAAGACCTCGATAAAATTTCGGCTGAAGAAAAATTAATTGCTATTGGCTATGAGCGTCGGCATGGTGCCTACTCTCGCATCCATCAATTTGCAAAATTATATCTATTTCACCCCTCTTCAGCCATTTATACATGTCCTCTTGCAATGACCGATGGCGCTGCTCGTGCATTAGAGCTTTATGCTGATAAATCATTAAAGCAGCGCGTACTTCCACATCTGATTAGTTCAAACCCAACTCAATTTTGGACTTCTGGACAATGGATGACTGAACGCACAGGAGGTTCGGATGTAAGTGGTACCACGACAAGTGCTACACCTGAGGGTGCTTGCTTTCTGCTTAACGGCGACAAATGGTTTACTTCTGCAACAACATCACAAATCGCTATAACCCTTGCGCGTATCGAAGGTGCTCCTGAGGGAAGTAAAGGACTAAGTCTTTTTTATCTGGAACTTCGCGATCAAATGGGCAAACTCAATGGCATCCGTATTAATCGATTAAAAGACAAACTAGGCACGCGCGCCCTGCCTACAGCGGAACTCACATTAAAGAATACGCGCGCATTATTGATTGGAGGCGCAGGTGATGGAGTAAAAAAAATCTCCTCTTTATTTAATATCACTCGAATCTACAATGCATGTTGCGCTGTAGGTTACATGCGCCGGGCTATAGCGCTTGCCCGAGATTATGCAACTAAACGCGTTTCATTTGGTCATACATTATCAAAACATGGGCTACACCTAGAAACTTTAGCAAATATGCAAATAGAGTTTACCGCTGCCTTTCACCTAGTTTTTCATGCCATTGAACTTTTAGGAAAAGATGAATCAGGTGAAGCAACACCAACAGAACGAGCTGTATTAAGATTATTAACCCCTCTAGTAAAGCTCTACTCAGCAAAACAAGCGATTGCAGTGGCTAGCGAAGCATTAGAGTCATTTGGTGGTGCTGGATATATTGAAGATACTGGCTTGCCACAATTACTACGAAATGCCCAAGTATTATCTATATGGGAGGGTACAACAAATATTTTAAGCTTAGATGTCTTGCGAGCAATTCATAAGGAAAATGCAGCTGTAGCATTTCTCGAGGACATACAAAAACGATTGCAACAGATCAGGCTGCAAGATCTCATTCAATCTAAAGTAAAAGCCCAACATGTGGCACAAAAACTTCAAAATTATATCCACTCGCCTCATATAAACGATGAGGAGCAACACACAGGTGCACGTCAGCTTGCTTATTCTTTAACACAAACTTTTGCCGCAAGCTTATTGCTGGAGCATGCTCAATGGGCTTATTATAAAAGTAAAGACTCTATAACACTTACTACTGCCATTCGGTGGTGCGAAAAAAGCCTATCTGAACCGATCCTATTCTCAGAAGATCACAGAAAAAAATCATTAATTCTTGCTATGGACTATAATGATTTTTAA
- a CDS encoding bestrophin family protein: MKRRSHNLLTWVPHLFLFYKEKVFRKLMPVSIVIILYAVFIAYFFESATRYNLGQFHLIFSFILTIIISFRVNTSYARWWEGRILWGSIVNNCRNLGLKFDAFVGLNKYPDFYLLLQRLPVVIKSHLRKEGSAIQTELLSLCIHEFEGKHPVLLITKRMYRILNELRQEEKLQLEQYLALDVHLANLMDMLGGCERIANTPVPPAFAFFVKQALLFYALMFPFGWIDTFGFFIIPMMVMIVYILLGLEILSEELEDPFGKDDNDLPLNAIAKNIVRNVEQIAEIDAH, encoded by the coding sequence ATGAAGCGAAGATCGCATAACCTTTTAACTTGGGTACCTCATCTTTTTTTGTTTTATAAAGAAAAAGTATTTCGAAAATTAATGCCTGTCTCAATCGTTATTATTCTCTATGCTGTATTCATTGCTTATTTTTTTGAAAGTGCAACTCGTTATAATTTAGGCCAATTTCATCTTATTTTTAGCTTTATTCTAACCATTATTATTAGTTTTAGAGTCAATACCAGTTATGCTCGTTGGTGGGAAGGGCGAATTTTATGGGGCTCTATTGTCAATAATTGCCGTAATTTGGGTTTAAAGTTTGATGCGTTTGTGGGGTTGAATAAATATCCTGATTTTTATTTATTACTTCAGAGGCTTCCAGTGGTTATTAAATCACATTTACGTAAAGAAGGCAGTGCAATTCAAACAGAATTACTTTCATTATGTATTCATGAATTTGAAGGCAAACATCCTGTTCTTTTGATCACAAAACGTATGTATCGTATTCTTAATGAGTTGCGTCAAGAGGAAAAGCTGCAATTGGAACAGTACCTGGCTTTAGATGTTCATCTTGCGAATCTCATGGATATGCTAGGGGGGTGTGAGCGTATTGCTAATACTCCTGTGCCTCCCGCGTTTGCTTTTTTTGTAAAACAAGCGTTGCTTTTTTATGCACTTATGTTTCCTTTTGGTTGGATTGACACTTTTGGCTTTTTTATTATACCCATGATGGTTATGATTGTTTACATTTTACTGGGTCTAGAAATTTTATCTGAAGAGTTAGAAGACCCCTTTGGTAAAGATGATAATGATTTACCACTTAATGCCATTGCTAAAAATATTGTGCGGAATGTAGAGCAAATTGCGGAGATCGATGCGCACTGA